One Helianthus annuus cultivar XRQ/B chromosome 12, HanXRQr2.0-SUNRISE, whole genome shotgun sequence genomic region harbors:
- the LOC110895668 gene encoding vesicle transport v-SNARE 12, translating to MSEVFEGYERQYCELSTNLSRKCNAAGSVLDEEQKSKEITELQSGLDEADVLIRKMDLEARSLQPGVKAMLLAKLREYKSDLTKLKREVKKLASAKSSQTAHEELLESGLANAHMASADQRERLTMSTERLNQSSDRIKESRRAVFETEELGVSILQDLHQQRETLLNSHAKLHGVDDAIDKSKKVLTSMSRRMSKNKWILASLIGALVLAIILILYYKLSH from the exons ATGAGTGAGGTGTTTGAAGGATATGAGCGGCAATATTGTGAGCTGTCTACAAATTTGTCGAGAAAATGTAACGCGGCTGGTTCGGTTCTTGATGAAG AGCAAAAAAGCAAAGAGATAACGGAACTACAATCTGGATTAGATGAGGCAGACGTTCTG ATAAGAAAAATGGATCTTGAGGCAAGAAGTTTGCAGCCAGGTGTGAAAGCAATGCTACTTGCGAAGCTTCGTGAATATAAATCTGATTTGACCAAATTGAAAAGGGAAGTCAAAAAACTTGCTTCTGCTAAATCCAGTCAAACCGCACATGAGGAATTACTTGAGTCTGGATTGGCCAATGCTCACATG GCATCTGCAGATCAACGAGAAAGACTGACAATGTCAACGGAGAGATTAAATCAATCTAGTGACAGAATTAAGGAAAGTAGGAGAGCTGTATTTGAAACAGAGGAACTCGGAGTTTCAATTCTTCAAGATTTGCATCAACAACGAGAAACTCTCTTAAATTCTCATGCAAAG CTCCATGGTGTAGATGATGCCATTGATAAGAGCAAGAAAGTGTTGACATCAATGTCAAGAAGGATGTCCAAGAACAAATGGATCCTTGCATCTTTGATTGGAGCCCTTGTGCTTGCAATCATCCTTATCTTGTATTACAAGCTTTCTCATTAG
- the LOC110895667 gene encoding uncharacterized protein LOC110895667 produces MESLSSVSTSIVLPPFHHHHHRRRLFLRSSSSSYPTSCLHSDHRNPSRSVSPLVTPSNPRLQLQPFGTRINGKLNAVGNRGGSDNGEDDDDEVDKALRLDGTIPGSSNEFVEQVSSRAYDMRRHLQQTFDSSSYDVLEANPWREDSKAVYVLTRRENQLCTMKTRMNRSEVERELGMLFSKGRKLRNQTKKPSATKFQMLVEDVRDGVLVFEDETEAAKYCDLLQGGGQGCEGVAEVEASSVFDMCRKMRALAVLFRRGRTPPLPESLKLNLSAKKRSLEDQDPEEDFI; encoded by the exons ATGGAATCtctctcctccgtatccacctcAATCGTCCTACCCcccttccaccaccaccaccaccgccggagACTCTTCCtccgatcatcttcatcttcctaTCCTACTTCATGCCTTCATTCCGATCACCGGAATCCTTCTCGTTCAGTGTCTCCCCTCGTGACTCCTTCAAACCCTAGGTTACAATTACAACCGTTTGGAACCAGAATTAACGGTAAATTGAACGCCGTCGGGAACCGAGGAGGATCGGATAACGGAGAAGATGACGACGATGAGGTGGATAAGGCGTTACGATTGGACGGAACGATTCCTGGCTCTTCTAATGAGTTTGTTGAGCAAGTTTCGTCACGTGCTTACGACATGCGACGTCATCTTCAACAAACTTTTGATAGCAGCAGTTATGATG TATTGGAAGCCAACCCATGGAGAGAAGATTCAAAAGCCGTCTATGTATTAACCCGCAGGGAAAACCAGCTTTGCACGATGAAAACCCGAATGAATCGCAG TGAAGTTGAAAGGGAACTCGGGATGCTGTTTTCCAAAGGACGCAAGTTGAGAAATCAAACAAAGAAACCAAGTGCCACCAAGTTCCAGATGCTTGTTGAAGACGTGAGAGATGGAGTGCTT GTATTTGAAGACGAGACTGAAGCAGCAAAATATTGTGATCTGCTGCAAGGCGGAGGCCAAGGTTGTGAAGGAGTTGCGGAGGTTGAAGCCTCATCG GTATTTGATATGTGCCGGAAGATGAGGGCACTTGCTGTTTTGTTTAGGAGAGGAAGAACACCTCCGCTACCAGAAAGCCTTAAGCTCAACTTAAGTGCTAAGAAGCGCTCCCTTGAAGATCAAGACCCTGAGGAGGATTTCATATGA
- the LOC110895666 gene encoding uncharacterized protein LOC110895666 isoform X1, which produces MAEVDYMQEDDIHLDTTRARFASVLKRHAELTERLSRDSDKMIFERLQREFEAARASQTQEVCLDNEQWNDGLLATIRERVHMEAERKAMQSSPVDASMLPMCEFHDKVTYKVGNKVICCLEGARIGIQYDTFFAGEPREQYHCVLESKSFLEKMTVLEHTIPFFLPLREAETDLLSSNAMKFIDHIGELLQSYVDRREQVRLIKDLYGNQIGELYHSLPYHMIEFFLEDFECKVTVSLRYADLLSILPTGISVVAWPMSQSKKSPARGKKGKVAFGNNAGPMRLFYAEAALRTLSLPEAFAEIVLNLEEALEQNVQPKDPTAST; this is translated from the exons ATGGCAGAAGTG GACTATATGCAGGAAGATGATATACATTTAGACACCACAAGGGCCAGAT TTGCAAGTGTCCTCAAAAGGCATGCAGAACTCACCGAACGCCTTTCTAG GGATTCTGATAAAATGATTTTTGAGCGTCTACAAAGGGAATTTGAAGCTGCACGTGCATCCCAAACTCAAG AGGTTTGTTTAGACAACGAACAGTGGAATGATGGGTTGTTAGCAACTATTCGGGAACGG GTTCATATGGAGGCCGAAAGAAAGGCAATGCAGTCGTCACCTGTGGATGCAAGCATGCTGCCAATGTGTGAATTTCATGACAAAGTTACATATAAAGTTGGAAACAAG GTAATTTGCTGTTTGGAAGGAGCACGCATTGGCATACAATACGATACATTTTTTGCTG GTGAGCCACGTGAACAATATCACTGTGTTCTTGAAAGCAAGTCATTTCTTGAAAAGATGACCGTCCTTGAACACACTATTCCTTTCTTTTTGCCATTACGCGAAGCAGAAACCGATCTTTTATCTTCAAATGCAATG AAATTTATTGATCACATTGGAGAACTCTTGCAATCATATGTTGATAGACGAGAACag GTTCGTCTTATAAaggacttgtatggtaaccagaTCGGAGAACTTTATCATAGTCTTCCATATCATATGATTGAATTTTTCTTAGAAGATTTTGAAtg CAAGGTGACGGTGAGTCTTAGATATGCAGACCTGTTGTCTATACTTCCAACTGGTATAAGTGTTGTGGCATGGCCCATGAGCCAATCAAAAAAGTCCCCAGCCaggggtaaaaagggaaaagtaGCATTTGGAAACAACGCGGGTCCCATGCGTTTATTCTACGCAGAAGCTGCACTGCGCACCTTGAGTTTGCCTGAAG CGTTTGCGGAGATCGTGTTGAATCTTGAGGAAGCTCTTGAACAAAATGTGCAACCCAAAGATCCTACTGCTTCTACTTGA
- the LOC110895666 gene encoding uncharacterized protein LOC110895666 isoform X2 yields MAEVDYMQEDDIHLDTTRARFASVLKRHAELTERLSRDSDKMIFERLQREFEAARASQTQEVCLDNEQWNDGLLATIRERVHMEAERKAMQSSPVDASMLPMCEFHDKVTYKVGNKVICCLEGARIGIQYDTFFAGEPREQYHCVLESKSFLEKMTVLEHTIPFFLPLREAETDLLSSNAMKFIDHIGELLQSYVDRREQVRLIKDLYGNQIGELYHSLPYHMIEFFLEDFE; encoded by the exons ATGGCAGAAGTG GACTATATGCAGGAAGATGATATACATTTAGACACCACAAGGGCCAGAT TTGCAAGTGTCCTCAAAAGGCATGCAGAACTCACCGAACGCCTTTCTAG GGATTCTGATAAAATGATTTTTGAGCGTCTACAAAGGGAATTTGAAGCTGCACGTGCATCCCAAACTCAAG AGGTTTGTTTAGACAACGAACAGTGGAATGATGGGTTGTTAGCAACTATTCGGGAACGG GTTCATATGGAGGCCGAAAGAAAGGCAATGCAGTCGTCACCTGTGGATGCAAGCATGCTGCCAATGTGTGAATTTCATGACAAAGTTACATATAAAGTTGGAAACAAG GTAATTTGCTGTTTGGAAGGAGCACGCATTGGCATACAATACGATACATTTTTTGCTG GTGAGCCACGTGAACAATATCACTGTGTTCTTGAAAGCAAGTCATTTCTTGAAAAGATGACCGTCCTTGAACACACTATTCCTTTCTTTTTGCCATTACGCGAAGCAGAAACCGATCTTTTATCTTCAAATGCAATG AAATTTATTGATCACATTGGAGAACTCTTGCAATCATATGTTGATAGACGAGAACag GTTCGTCTTATAAaggacttgtatggtaaccagaTCGGAGAACTTTATCATAGTCTTCCATATCATATGATTGAATTTTTCTTAGAAGATTTTGAAtg A